One genomic segment of Acinetobacter oleivorans DR1 includes these proteins:
- a CDS encoding glutathione peroxidase, with product MSNIYQFEAELLEGEVKQLADYKGKVLLIVNTASKCGFTPQFAGLEKLYEKYKDQGLEVLGFPCNQFGGQDPGSNKEIGTFCQRNYGVKFPMFAKVDVKGPEAHVIFRYLTREAKGILGSSTIKWNFTKFLVGKDGAVLNRYAPTTKPEALEADIEKALAS from the coding sequence ATGAGTAATATTTATCAGTTTGAAGCTGAACTGTTAGAGGGTGAAGTTAAGCAATTAGCTGATTACAAAGGTAAAGTTTTACTAATTGTAAATACTGCAAGTAAATGTGGTTTTACACCACAATTTGCTGGCCTTGAAAAGCTTTATGAGAAATATAAAGATCAAGGCTTGGAAGTTTTAGGGTTTCCCTGCAACCAGTTTGGTGGGCAAGATCCGGGTAGCAATAAAGAAATCGGTACGTTCTGCCAGCGCAACTATGGGGTGAAATTTCCGATGTTTGCTAAAGTAGATGTAAAAGGACCAGAAGCTCACGTCATTTTTAGATATTTGACACGTGAAGCTAAAGGCATTTTAGGAAGCAGCACGATTAAATGGAACTTTACTAAATTTTTGGTAGGGAAAGATGGTGCAGTGCTTAATCGCTATGCGCCTACGACTAAACCAGAAGCATTAGAAGCTGATATTGAAAAAGCATTAGCTAGTTAA
- the msrB gene encoding peptide-methionine (R)-S-oxide reductase MsrB: MGKVNKTDREWQRELSPEEYRITRQKGTEPAFTGQYWNTKQHGTYVCRCCGAELFSSDTKYDSGCGWPSFFKPIEPTAIEEHDDLSHGMVRTEIVCHDCEAHLGHVFEDGPQPTGLRYCVNSASLQLKSQEKNDEETYP, encoded by the coding sequence ATGGGAAAAGTCAATAAAACAGACCGGGAATGGCAAAGAGAGTTATCACCAGAAGAGTATCGGATCACACGACAAAAGGGCACTGAACCTGCATTTACGGGGCAATACTGGAATACTAAGCAACATGGCACCTATGTCTGCCGTTGCTGCGGTGCAGAATTGTTCTCCTCAGATACTAAATATGACAGTGGTTGTGGTTGGCCTAGCTTCTTTAAACCGATTGAGCCAACTGCAATTGAAGAACATGACGATTTATCGCATGGTATGGTCAGAACAGAAATTGTTTGTCATGATTGCGAAGCCCATTTAGGGCATGTTTTTGAAGATGGACCACAGCCGACTGGTTTGCGCTATTGTGTAAACTCGGCATCATTACAACTTAAATCACAAGAAAAAAATGATGAGGAAACCTATCCATGA